The Pacificitalea manganoxidans genome contains a region encoding:
- a CDS encoding virB8 family protein — protein sequence MVATEQEIIEEELVYGALRRERLWQRLGLMGLVFGIIGCLSAAAVSILDVDPPPVVVPYDPATGFALPEASVGASSVTANQAIIEAEVFRYVADREVYNQLDNDLRIRSVLRRSDGAAESGLRQIWNSANENYPPTVYGPNARLDVEILSINRIGTNRATVRLRKRLTSINGTQTGLFTATLLFEFRPETRRSIDEVWTNPFGFTVLEYSIRSDRLEN from the coding sequence ATGGTGGCGACTGAACAAGAAATCATCGAGGAAGAACTGGTCTACGGTGCCCTGCGCCGCGAGCGGCTTTGGCAGCGTCTTGGCCTGATGGGCCTTGTCTTCGGTATCATCGGCTGTCTGAGTGCCGCGGCTGTCTCGATCCTCGATGTCGACCCGCCCCCCGTCGTTGTCCCCTATGATCCCGCCACCGGCTTTGCACTCCCCGAAGCCTCGGTGGGCGCCTCCTCGGTGACCGCCAACCAGGCGATCATCGAGGCGGAGGTGTTCCGCTATGTGGCCGACCGGGAGGTCTATAACCAGCTCGACAACGATCTGCGCATCCGCAGCGTCCTGCGCCGCTCGGACGGAGCTGCCGAGAGCGGGCTGCGCCAGATCTGGAACAGCGCAAATGAAAACTATCCGCCGACCGTCTATGGCCCCAATGCCCGGCTCGACGTGGAAATCCTCAGCATCAACCGGATCGGCACCAACCGCGCCACGGTGCGCCTGCGCAAGCGTCTGACCTCCATCAACGGCACCCAAACCGGGCTCTTCACCGCGACCCTTCTCTTCGAGTTCCGCCCCGAGACCCGCCGCTCCATCGACGAGGTCTGGACCAATCCGTTTGGGTTCACCGTGCTCGAATATTCCATCCGCTCCGACAGATTGGAGAATTAG
- a CDS encoding TrbG/VirB9 family P-type conjugative transfer protein — MINKFFVAAIFVLLPALAFAEAIPRGGPNDSRVRLATYQEGQVYRFSVSLTHVTTVEFGEGESIRSIIAGDTEGFEIDGVPGGQAFAIKPVARGVHTNVTVYTNRRSYYFNVEEVRSPTFYVVQFRYPEDDARPTRAIAAQAPNYNYGASARTEFTPTRIWDDGTFTYFAFPRNAPVPAVFRYAGGRERTVNTQTPEDGVIRVSGVNRQWVLRLGEEVVCIEAIPPAEATS, encoded by the coding sequence TTGATCAATAAGTTCTTTGTTGCTGCCATATTTGTTTTGCTGCCTGCCCTTGCCTTTGCCGAAGCGATCCCGCGCGGTGGTCCAAATGACAGCCGCGTGCGGCTGGCAACATATCAAGAAGGTCAGGTCTACCGCTTCAGCGTCTCGCTTACCCATGTCACCACGGTCGAATTCGGCGAGGGTGAAAGCATCCGCTCGATTATCGCAGGCGACACGGAAGGGTTTGAGATCGATGGCGTGCCGGGCGGCCAGGCCTTCGCGATCAAGCCCGTCGCGCGCGGCGTTCATACCAATGTGACGGTCTACACGAACAGGCGAAGCTACTATTTCAACGTCGAGGAGGTCCGCAGCCCGACCTTCTATGTGGTGCAGTTCCGCTATCCGGAGGACGATGCGCGCCCGACCCGGGCCATCGCCGCCCAAGCGCCGAACTACAACTACGGTGCCAGCGCGCGGACCGAGTTCACGCCAACCCGCATCTGGGATGACGGGACGTTCACGTATTTCGCGTTTCCAAGAAACGCGCCTGTGCCCGCGGTCTTCCGCTACGCGGGCGGCCGCGAGCGCACGGTCAACACGCAAACTCCTGAAGACGGCGTGATCCGCGTCAGCGGCGTGAACCGCCAATGGGTCCTGCGACTTGGCGAAGAGGTGGTCTGCATCGAGGCGATCCCGCCCGCGGAGGCCACCTCATGA